The Geoglobus acetivorans genome window below encodes:
- a CDS encoding type II/IV secretion system ATPase subunit, with product MRLKLSFRKKEKEEPARPEAEVKLEEVKSEEEPEYVLVEEYWIEEPFSKIQIRFNKETQEHVYYVVVPKLDNHLFSVYYVLKNTVVEYLESDVEQVDDRVKHLEEMSRKLLKELGIDLEEEDFQKIFYHLKSDFIEYGPITPLMNDRLIEDISCNGYNKPLYIYHRNYQNIRTNITFSEDELDMFVIKLAQMSGKHISIAEPLLDASLPDGSRIQMTLAKEVTDHGSTFTIRKFRDEPVTPVDLIAWGTFSIEQMAYLWLCIENKRSLIFAGGTASGKTTSMNAVSIFIPRSSKIVTIEDTREIMLPHENWIPAVTRETGKVVDMYDLLRAALRQRPEYIIVGEVRGKEALTLFQAMSTGHTTYSTLHADSVNGVIHRLENPPINVPRAMIEALDIVSIQAQVFMGKKRVRRNLEIAEIIGVDPHTKIMRTTTVFTWDSSKDEHVMVGSSKALEELRIMRNWSRKELEQELKRREAVLKYMLDKNIRDFKEVAGIIQTYQIDPDKVVSEFGIQI from the coding sequence GTGAGGTTGAAACTCTCTTTTCGAAAAAAGGAAAAGGAAGAACCTGCCAGACCCGAAGCTGAGGTAAAGCTGGAAGAAGTCAAATCAGAAGAAGAGCCGGAATACGTTCTTGTAGAGGAATATTGGATAGAAGAACCGTTCTCCAAGATTCAAATAAGGTTTAATAAAGAGACCCAGGAACATGTGTATTATGTGGTTGTTCCTAAGCTTGATAATCACCTGTTCTCCGTGTATTATGTTCTGAAAAATACCGTTGTGGAATATCTTGAAAGCGATGTGGAGCAGGTGGATGACAGAGTAAAGCATCTTGAAGAAATGTCGAGAAAGCTGCTGAAAGAGCTTGGAATAGACCTTGAGGAGGAGGACTTTCAGAAGATATTTTACCACCTCAAGTCCGACTTCATTGAATACGGCCCCATCACCCCCCTCATGAATGACCGCTTGATAGAGGACATCTCCTGCAACGGCTACAACAAACCCCTCTACATCTACCACCGCAACTACCAGAACATCAGAACAAACATCACCTTCAGTGAAGATGAGCTGGACATGTTCGTCATAAAGCTTGCCCAGATGTCGGGCAAGCACATAAGCATAGCCGAACCCCTGCTCGACGCATCCCTTCCAGACGGATCCAGAATCCAGATGACCTTGGCTAAAGAGGTAACAGACCACGGCTCCACATTCACCATAAGAAAGTTCAGAGATGAACCTGTAACCCCTGTCGACCTCATCGCCTGGGGAACCTTCAGCATAGAGCAGATGGCCTACCTCTGGCTCTGCATAGAGAACAAGAGGTCCCTCATCTTCGCAGGAGGAACCGCAAGCGGAAAAACCACATCCATGAACGCCGTCTCAATCTTCATCCCGAGAAGCTCAAAGATAGTAACCATTGAGGACACAAGAGAGATAATGCTCCCCCACGAGAACTGGATTCCCGCAGTCACAAGGGAAACGGGAAAGGTCGTGGACATGTATGATCTGCTCAGAGCAGCCTTGAGACAGAGACCCGAATACATAATAGTCGGAGAAGTCAGGGGAAAGGAGGCATTAACCCTCTTCCAGGCAATGTCCACGGGCCACACCACCTACTCAACACTCCATGCTGACTCCGTCAATGGCGTCATCCACAGGCTTGAAAACCCGCCCATAAACGTCCCCAGAGCCATGATCGAAGCTTTGGACATAGTCAGCATCCAGGCCCAGGTCTTCATGGGCAAGAAGAGGGTGAGAAGAAACCTGGAGATAGCAGAGATCATAGGCGTTGACCCCCACACAAAGATCATGAGAACCACAACAGTCTTCACCTGGGACTCAAGCAAGGACGAGCACGTAATGGTCGGCAGCTCAAAAGCCCTCGAAGAACTCAGAATCATGAGGAACTGGTCGAGAAAGGAACTCGAACAGGAGCTGAAGAGAAGGGAAGCAGTCCTCAAATACATGCTCGACAAAAACATAAGAGACTTTAAGGAAGTTGCCGGAATAATCCAGACCTATCAGATAGATCCGGATAAGGTGGTGAGCGAATTTGGTATTCAGATCTGA
- a CDS encoding type II secretion system F family protein: MVFRSENSFTKLADRFFGDRARRRLSDYYELGQKLQQAMINIPPDVYVATQMLFSIALAAFGLILGAIVAIIVYLFVEIPTFDIYFPEPFLSFWLAYRKVFISLFLAVFLGVLFFMIGQFIFAIYPGYVASDRKSKIDRLMPNAVMFMYSLSSGGMPLIQIFKSIASYEDVYSELAKEFSRIILEIEELGHDLVTTLTKAVELTPSKNLADLLQGLITIIESGGDFTSYFRERSDYYLEMARQDQKSFLEFLSLMGESYITAFVAGPLFLIIIQTVMAVMGESDVTLLYAVVYMIIPVGAFFFAFIIKLLTPVESGKAPVIQEKHVLRREIDEDVMKKWNSWKMRKRLNPKELFIENPPAVFLISIPLAVAFALFGIMQYTFSPTIDWFFLVDDNIFISIVIALLPYAVVYQINKRRTGMVLKFTPVFLNRIASMNESGMNITRAIRTLAKTDTTPLRKEIEKINRDLEWNISLVDALIRFANRLRTFELTRTTILLVESLRSTPNVTEILRISAKDASNAELLRRERIKNMSMYVMIIYISFFVFIGIVYIISTTFLSVLAESTSKVAAAGGGFMSMGSIDEEFYKGIFMHAAVFQGLFAGLVAGVMGEGDFSSGVKHSLIMLIFAYVLFTVFI, encoded by the coding sequence TTGGTATTCAGATCTGAGAATAGCTTTACCAAACTTGCGGACAGGTTCTTTGGAGACAGGGCGAGAAGAAGGCTTAGTGATTACTATGAGCTGGGGCAGAAGCTTCAGCAGGCAATGATAAACATTCCACCGGATGTGTATGTTGCGACTCAAATGCTGTTCTCGATTGCTCTGGCAGCATTTGGCCTGATCCTCGGTGCAATCGTTGCGATAATTGTTTACCTCTTCGTTGAAATCCCGACCTTTGACATCTATTTTCCGGAACCTTTCCTGTCCTTCTGGCTGGCATACAGAAAGGTCTTCATAAGCCTGTTCCTCGCAGTGTTCCTCGGAGTTCTGTTCTTCATGATCGGCCAGTTCATATTTGCCATCTATCCGGGATATGTTGCCAGCGACAGGAAGAGCAAGATCGACAGACTCATGCCCAATGCTGTGATGTTCATGTACTCCCTAAGCTCGGGTGGCATGCCGCTCATTCAGATATTCAAATCTATCGCCAGCTACGAGGATGTTTACAGTGAGCTTGCGAAGGAGTTCTCGAGGATTATTCTGGAAATCGAAGAGCTTGGTCATGACCTTGTAACAACTCTGACAAAGGCGGTTGAGCTGACACCATCAAAAAATCTTGCAGACCTTCTTCAGGGTTTGATCACCATCATTGAGAGCGGAGGGGATTTTACCAGCTATTTCAGAGAGAGGTCTGACTACTATCTTGAAATGGCGAGACAGGATCAGAAAAGCTTTCTCGAATTCCTCAGCCTGATGGGTGAGAGCTACATAACTGCGTTTGTAGCGGGGCCGCTCTTCCTTATCATCATCCAGACGGTGATGGCCGTCATGGGTGAAAGCGATGTTACGCTCCTCTATGCTGTTGTGTACATGATTATACCGGTTGGTGCGTTTTTCTTTGCTTTCATAATAAAACTCCTCACACCTGTGGAGTCTGGAAAGGCTCCGGTGATTCAGGAGAAGCATGTTCTCAGGAGAGAGATTGATGAGGATGTGATGAAGAAGTGGAACAGCTGGAAAATGAGGAAGAGGCTCAATCCGAAAGAGCTGTTTATTGAAAACCCTCCGGCTGTGTTTTTGATCTCTATCCCTCTTGCAGTGGCGTTCGCCCTGTTCGGGATAATGCAGTACACCTTCTCTCCAACCATCGACTGGTTCTTTCTGGTTGATGACAACATCTTCATCTCGATTGTAATTGCTCTGCTCCCCTATGCTGTGGTTTATCAGATCAACAAAAGGAGAACCGGGATGGTTCTGAAATTCACGCCCGTTTTTCTGAACAGGATAGCTTCAATGAATGAAAGTGGTATGAATATCACGAGGGCAATAAGGACACTTGCGAAAACGGACACCACACCGTTGAGGAAGGAGATAGAGAAGATAAACAGAGATCTGGAGTGGAACATCAGCCTCGTTGATGCCCTGATCAGGTTTGCGAACAGACTCAGAACATTTGAACTCACGAGAACGACCATTTTGCTTGTTGAATCTCTGAGGAGCACACCCAACGTCACCGAGATCCTCAGAATTTCGGCAAAGGATGCGAGCAATGCAGAGCTTCTCAGGAGAGAGAGGATAAAGAACATGTCGATGTACGTTATGATCATCTACATCAGTTTCTTCGTTTTCATTGGAATAGTGTACATAATCTCCACTACCTTCCTGTCCGTCCTTGCCGAAAGCACTTCAAAGGTGGCTGCGGCGGGAGGAGGATTCATGTCAATGGGGAGCATTGATGAGGAGTTTTACAAGGGAATCTTTATGCATGCCGCAGTCTTTCAGGGCTTATTCGCCGGACTGGTTGCAGGAGTGATGGGTGAGGGTGATTTCTCCTCGGGCGTCAAGCACTCACTGATCATGCTGATCTTTGCCTATGTGCTTTTCACCGTCTTCATTTAA
- a CDS encoding EamA family transporter: MRGELAVLVSAILMGTLPYFIKSLNLHPLTMTFYRTGIAFLFTSLFMLVKREKPAFSLRLLILGLFNFGVVFFYITAISQLSAATAALLLYMAPVYVTAYTIFTGEFSKKSLFTLILGIFGLYLLLSPENEINTGIIAGMLSGISYAVLFILLNRFGKLYSSLQITFSNLLIPTLLAIPFVRITPADPSLVIGLGLISTAIPFLLLTYGMSRTRVDKGPLIALIEPVVAGFIGFMIFGEMLEGVQLIGAVLIMIAVIIALNEDGEKHIGKDQHDQ; the protein is encoded by the coding sequence ATGAGAGGAGAGCTTGCGGTGCTGGTGTCTGCAATCCTCATGGGGACTCTGCCATATTTCATCAAATCACTCAACCTTCACCCGCTCACAATGACGTTTTACAGGACGGGTATTGCGTTCCTCTTCACCTCACTATTCATGCTCGTTAAGAGGGAAAAACCTGCTTTCAGCCTCAGACTGCTGATTCTGGGTCTTTTCAATTTTGGCGTTGTTTTCTTCTACATCACCGCAATATCACAGCTAAGCGCCGCAACCGCCGCATTGCTGCTGTATATGGCGCCGGTCTATGTAACAGCATACACGATATTCACCGGAGAATTCTCCAAAAAAAGCCTGTTTACTCTTATTCTCGGAATATTCGGTCTCTACCTCCTCTTAAGCCCGGAAAACGAAATTAACACAGGCATCATTGCGGGGATGCTTTCAGGAATAAGCTATGCCGTGCTGTTCATACTTCTGAACAGGTTCGGAAAGCTGTACTCCTCGCTGCAGATAACATTCTCAAACCTGCTCATCCCCACACTCCTGGCCATACCGTTTGTCAGAATAACGCCGGCAGATCCATCACTTGTTATCGGTCTCGGCCTGATTTCCACAGCAATCCCGTTCCTCCTGCTCACCTACGGCATGAGCAGAACCAGAGTTGATAAAGGCCCATTAATTGCCCTCATTGAGCCGGTTGTCGCGGGGTTCATCGGCTTCATGATTTTCGGAGAGATGCTTGAAGGGGTTCAGCTCATCGGGGCCGTTCTGATCATGATCGCAGTCATAATCGCATTAAATGAAGACGGTGAAAAGCACATAGGCAAAGATCAGCATGATCAGTGA
- a CDS encoding Na+/H+ antiporter: MDILVELLSLLLIAILIATAVKYIRVPYTIALVLVGIAVGLSGLFPPIQLTEELVFTLILPPLLFEGALAMDIGELRRNLKPILSLATLGLVISILVTGYITSLAGLPLLLALIFAAMASPTDPVSVLATFKKLGAPRKLTTIMEGESIINDGTAVVIYSILFGMLEGTSTLSQGVIEFFFVCVGGAIVGFLLGHSAHRLLRHIDDALIEVTLTVILAFGTFLVAESLGVSGVIAVVSAGLIVGNYGTEFSMSPTTRITLVNFWSAIVFIVNSLVFILIGLDTPVYRLADNLWLVGLAILAVLAGRAFVVYPTLTAFRMNLSWQNIVFWGGLHGTIPVALALSYEGPMREELVSMVFGVVIFSLVVQGLSLDIYARRVFRRDVRKAEYEVLRARLYGIRKAMEEVSRMASRGEIDHEVAAQIIERLGKMAEGVKAKLSEVLGREEIRDEEYRKVWREVLEIRRSAVSELIRKGIVGEDAGGRVIREIDEELIRLEGGESE, from the coding sequence ATGGACATTCTGGTCGAACTTCTATCGCTGTTGCTGATTGCAATACTCATTGCCACTGCCGTAAAGTATATCCGTGTACCTTACACCATAGCCCTCGTCCTTGTGGGCATTGCGGTAGGGCTCTCGGGTCTTTTTCCGCCAATTCAGCTCACCGAAGAGCTTGTTTTTACTCTCATCCTTCCACCTCTGCTGTTTGAAGGGGCACTCGCGATGGACATTGGAGAGCTGAGGAGAAACCTTAAGCCCATCCTTTCGCTCGCAACCCTCGGACTTGTCATCTCGATACTGGTCACTGGATACATTACGAGTCTTGCAGGACTTCCTCTGCTTTTGGCTCTGATATTTGCGGCGATGGCGTCTCCAACAGACCCAGTTTCAGTCCTTGCCACGTTCAAGAAGCTCGGAGCACCCAGAAAGCTGACGACAATAATGGAAGGAGAGAGCATAATAAACGACGGCACGGCTGTGGTCATTTATTCGATACTGTTCGGTATGCTGGAGGGCACATCGACACTATCTCAGGGTGTGATTGAGTTTTTCTTCGTGTGCGTGGGCGGTGCGATCGTTGGGTTTCTGCTGGGACACTCTGCCCACAGGCTTTTGAGGCACATCGACGATGCCCTGATAGAGGTTACACTCACGGTAATCCTTGCCTTTGGTACGTTCCTGGTGGCCGAAAGTCTCGGAGTTTCCGGAGTTATAGCGGTTGTTTCTGCTGGCCTTATTGTAGGAAATTATGGCACTGAGTTTTCAATGTCTCCGACAACGAGAATAACACTGGTCAACTTCTGGAGCGCAATAGTGTTCATAGTCAATTCCCTTGTCTTCATACTCATAGGCCTCGACACTCCAGTTTACAGGCTTGCAGACAACCTCTGGCTGGTTGGACTTGCCATATTGGCCGTTCTTGCCGGGAGAGCTTTTGTCGTCTATCCAACTTTGACGGCATTCCGGATGAACCTCTCTTGGCAGAACATAGTGTTCTGGGGTGGACTGCACGGCACAATACCTGTGGCGCTTGCGCTGAGCTACGAGGGCCCGATGAGAGAGGAGCTAGTCTCAATGGTCTTTGGAGTGGTTATCTTTTCACTGGTCGTTCAGGGGTTGAGTCTTGACATCTATGCGAGGAGAGTTTTCAGGAGGGATGTGCGCAAGGCTGAATACGAGGTGCTGAGGGCAAGGCTGTACGGCATCAGAAAGGCGATGGAAGAGGTATCCAGGATGGCGAGCAGAGGTGAGATAGACCACGAGGTCGCTGCTCAGATTATCGAAAGACTTGGTAAAATGGCAGAAGGCGTGAAAGCAAAACTTTCCGAGGTTCTGGGCAGAGAGGAGATACGGGACGAAGAATACAGAAAAGTCTGGAGAGAGGTACTTGAAATAAGGAGAAGTGCCGTCAGCGAACTAATCAGAAAGGGTATAGTCGGTGAGGACGCTGGTGGGAGGGTGATACGGGAGATTGATGAGGAACTGATCAGGCTTGAAGGCGGAGAAAGCGAATAG
- a CDS encoding phosphoribulokinase, producing the protein MNRVFLIGIAGDSGSGKTTFAEGIRRMFHGRVAAFSMDDYHTLSRKERFERGITPLNPEMTDLELFREHLLMLKCGKAIEKPVYDHSLGERRCCERFEPGEIVIAEGLHTLYEGLNELYDYRIFVDPAREIKRTWKLKRDVEERGYRREDVIREIIQREPDYKRFVDFQKIYADTIVKIYPSMLKSSERISYLSSQEEMYRVRLVFTNLSVNMKHVGLKLDLSRMIKAGERDFAISFFSDYYYGKRASFIDVDGFLSVEIFQSLLDVLRDETGEKLEWDVGEYASSTEIAKLMICWNLVEVMNSEKI; encoded by the coding sequence ATGAACAGGGTTTTCCTCATAGGCATCGCCGGAGACAGCGGCTCAGGCAAGACCACGTTCGCAGAGGGCATAAGGAGAATGTTTCACGGAAGAGTTGCAGCGTTCAGCATGGACGACTACCACACCCTATCCAGGAAGGAGAGGTTTGAGAGAGGAATAACGCCCCTCAACCCCGAGATGACGGATCTTGAGCTGTTCAGAGAACACCTGCTGATGCTTAAATGCGGCAAGGCGATCGAGAAGCCGGTTTACGACCACTCTCTAGGAGAGAGAAGGTGCTGCGAGAGGTTCGAGCCAGGGGAGATCGTCATCGCTGAAGGACTACACACTCTCTACGAAGGACTGAACGAGCTTTACGACTACAGAATATTCGTGGATCCTGCCAGAGAGATCAAGAGGACGTGGAAGCTGAAAAGGGACGTCGAAGAAAGGGGCTACAGGAGAGAGGATGTTATCAGAGAGATTATCCAGAGGGAGCCGGACTACAAAAGGTTCGTGGACTTCCAGAAAATCTATGCAGACACGATCGTGAAGATTTACCCCAGTATGCTGAAGAGCTCGGAAAGGATATCCTACCTGTCATCGCAGGAGGAGATGTATCGCGTGAGGCTTGTGTTCACCAACCTCTCGGTGAACATGAAGCATGTTGGCCTGAAACTGGACCTCTCAAGGATGATCAAGGCCGGAGAGAGGGATTTCGCCATATCCTTCTTCTCGGACTACTACTATGGAAAAAGGGCGAGCTTCATAGATGTGGATGGTTTTCTGAGCGTGGAAATTTTTCAGTCGCTCCTCGATGTTCTGAGGGACGAGACCGGAGAGAAGCTTGAGTGGGATGTTGGGGAGTACGCAAGCTCCACGGAAATTGCGAAGCTGATGATATGCTGGAACCTCGTTGAGGTCATGAACTCGGAAAAAATATAG
- the trpA gene encoding tryptophan synthase subunit alpha, with protein sequence MLDRSLVTFITAGDPSLKKTLDFMLVLERYSDVIELGIPFSDPVADGSVIQKANFRALKNGFKVRDVFEIVREFREQSEKKVVLMTYYNPVFRMGVEKFIRLSAEAGVDGIIAVDLPADSSREYVGLCRKFNIRTIFIASPNTTDERLRVIDEASTGFVYLTSDYGTTGKRDRVGERAFDLLKRAKKTCMNPVGVGFGVSKADHVRSLIHAGADGVIVGSAIMELVERYGENADENIEERVRELGRGLG encoded by the coding sequence GTGCTTGACAGATCTCTGGTCACATTCATCACCGCAGGCGATCCTAGCCTGAAAAAAACCCTGGACTTCATGCTCGTTCTTGAAAGATACTCTGACGTGATCGAGCTCGGGATTCCCTTCAGCGATCCAGTTGCTGACGGCAGCGTGATACAGAAAGCAAACTTCAGGGCTCTGAAGAACGGGTTTAAAGTAAGGGATGTATTCGAAATCGTGAGGGAGTTCAGGGAGCAATCTGAAAAGAAGGTCGTGCTTATGACCTACTACAACCCCGTCTTCAGGATGGGGGTTGAGAAATTCATCAGGCTATCAGCAGAGGCTGGGGTTGATGGGATAATTGCCGTTGACCTGCCAGCAGACAGCAGCAGAGAGTACGTGGGGCTTTGCAGAAAATTCAACATCAGGACAATTTTCATAGCCTCCCCGAACACAACAGACGAGAGGCTGAGGGTCATTGACGAGGCAAGCACGGGATTCGTTTACCTCACCTCAGATTACGGCACGACAGGCAAAAGAGACAGGGTTGGGGAGAGGGCGTTTGATCTCCTTAAGAGAGCCAAGAAAACATGCATGAATCCTGTCGGTGTTGGCTTTGGTGTTTCAAAGGCAGATCACGTTAGAAGTCTGATTCATGCCGGGGCTGATGGAGTTATAGTGGGGAGTGCGATAATGGAGCTCGTGGAGAGGTATGGAGAAAATGCCGATGAGAACATTGAGGAGAGGGTGAGGGAGCTTGGAAGGGGGTTGGGCTAA
- the trpB gene encoding tryptophan synthase subunit beta, protein MRFGEFGGRFVPEMLIPPLEELEEKYEELKESDEFRKELDELLRSYAGRPTPLYYAENLSEKIGGARIYLKREDLLHSGAHKINNTLGQALLAKHMGKSRLIAETGAGQHGVATAMAGAKLGLKVDVYMGAEDVERQRQNVFRMKLLGANVIPVESGSRTLKDAINEALRDWSRTFESSHYLIGSVVGPHPYPTIVRDFQSVIGREIKAQILETEGCLPRAIIACVGGGSNAIGAFYEFIDEREVMLIGVEAGGKGIESREHAASLNAGEKGVLHGMLSYFLQDEDGQILDTHSISAGLDYPGVGPEHAWLMETGRAEYVTASDEEALSAFMELSRTEGIIPALESSHALAYAMKLAEQLDRDDVIVANLSGRGDKDMGIVMEVLGSA, encoded by the coding sequence ATGAGATTTGGAGAGTTTGGAGGAAGGTTTGTTCCCGAGATGCTCATACCTCCGCTCGAGGAGCTGGAGGAGAAGTACGAGGAGCTGAAGGAGAGTGATGAGTTCAGGAAGGAGCTGGATGAGCTGCTGAGGAGCTATGCCGGAAGGCCCACCCCGCTTTACTACGCCGAAAATCTGAGCGAGAAGATTGGAGGGGCGAGGATATACCTGAAAAGAGAGGATCTGCTCCACAGCGGAGCGCACAAGATAAACAACACTCTCGGGCAGGCTCTTCTCGCAAAGCACATGGGAAAGAGCAGGCTCATAGCCGAGACGGGAGCAGGACAGCATGGCGTTGCCACTGCGATGGCAGGGGCAAAGCTCGGGCTGAAGGTGGACGTGTACATGGGGGCGGAGGATGTTGAGAGGCAGAGACAGAACGTTTTCAGGATGAAACTGCTTGGGGCGAACGTGATTCCCGTTGAGAGCGGAAGCAGAACCCTCAAGGATGCGATAAATGAGGCGCTGAGGGACTGGAGCAGGACCTTCGAAAGCTCCCACTACCTGATTGGCTCAGTGGTTGGCCCCCACCCATACCCGACAATCGTCAGGGACTTCCAGTCGGTCATTGGCAGGGAGATCAAAGCCCAGATCCTCGAAACTGAGGGTTGTCTGCCGAGGGCGATAATTGCGTGCGTTGGTGGAGGCAGTAACGCCATCGGGGCTTTTTACGAGTTTATCGATGAGAGAGAGGTGATGCTGATAGGTGTTGAGGCTGGAGGGAAGGGCATCGAGAGCAGGGAGCATGCTGCAAGTCTCAATGCAGGAGAGAAGGGAGTGCTGCATGGAATGCTCTCGTACTTCCTTCAGGATGAGGATGGTCAGATTCTCGACACCCACAGCATTTCAGCCGGCCTTGATTATCCGGGAGTAGGGCCAGAGCATGCGTGGCTCATGGAGACGGGAAGGGCGGAGTATGTAACAGCATCAGACGAAGAGGCCCTCTCAGCATTCATGGAGCTGTCAAGGACTGAGGGAATAATTCCAGCCCTCGAATCTTCCCACGCTCTCGCATATGCGATGAAGCTCGCGGAGCAGCTCGACAGGGATGATGTTATTGTGGCGAACCTCTCCGGCAGGGGTGACAAGGACATGGGCATAGTGATGGAGGTGCTGGGAAGTGCTTGA
- a CDS encoding phosphoribosylanthranilate isomerase has translation MIVKICGIKTAEELEFVEKYADFTGVVMDSSSKRFADREKAREIIEVASIPVFAVLTCGSFEDAYRTATDLNAENLQIHSESFPVEDFLKLREHGFRLIKAFRVPKSSTDFRKDSEKIIRRIDQYRPDFSLLDTGKGTGETHDLRVSREVAKVERVILAGGLNPENVRAAAEFVKPLGVDVSGGVERNSMKDESLVRAFVRSAKAGVSEKVI, from the coding sequence ATGATCGTGAAGATATGCGGGATAAAGACAGCTGAGGAGCTCGAGTTTGTCGAAAAGTATGCGGATTTTACGGGAGTCGTTATGGACAGCAGCTCGAAGAGATTTGCCGATCGAGAGAAGGCAAGAGAGATAATTGAGGTGGCATCAATCCCGGTATTTGCGGTTCTCACCTGTGGAAGTTTTGAAGATGCATACAGAACCGCAACCGACCTCAATGCAGAAAACCTGCAGATACACTCGGAGAGTTTTCCAGTTGAGGATTTCCTGAAACTCAGAGAACACGGATTCAGGTTGATCAAGGCGTTCAGGGTTCCAAAAAGCTCCACAGATTTCAGGAAGGATTCTGAGAAGATAATCAGGAGGATAGACCAGTACAGGCCGGATTTTTCTCTCCTCGACACAGGGAAGGGTACCGGAGAGACCCACGACCTCAGAGTGAGCAGGGAGGTGGCAAAAGTGGAAAGGGTGATCCTTGCCGGTGGCCTCAATCCTGAGAACGTTAGAGCTGCTGCTGAGTTCGTGAAACCTCTGGGCGTTGACGTTTCAGGTGGAGTTGAGAGGAACAGTATGAAGGACGAATCCCTTGTCAGGGCGTTTGTGAGAAGCGCCAAGGCAGGAGTGTCAGAAAAGGTGATCTGA
- a CDS encoding glutamine amidotransferase-related protein has translation MILIVDNRDSFVWNLVEYVSLFDRVRVVENTVSAGEVRRLSPDGIIISPGPGHPESRRDVGNSPEIILKADVPVLGVCLGHQLIAQVFGGRVERVSPVHGKASLIEHDGKGVFRGVPSPLRAGRYHSLAVTRVPDGFRVTAISEGVVMGIRSRDGMLEGVQFHPESVLTPRTEGFRMIKNFVEACR, from the coding sequence ATGATTCTCATCGTTGACAACCGCGATTCTTTCGTGTGGAACCTCGTAGAATACGTTTCTCTGTTTGACAGGGTGAGGGTTGTGGAAAACACGGTTTCAGCAGGAGAGGTGAGAAGACTCAGTCCAGATGGCATAATCATATCCCCTGGCCCCGGACATCCTGAAAGCAGGAGGGACGTTGGCAACAGCCCGGAAATAATCCTGAAGGCTGACGTTCCCGTCCTCGGGGTGTGTCTCGGACACCAGCTCATCGCTCAGGTGTTTGGAGGCAGGGTTGAGAGGGTTAGCCCCGTTCACGGGAAGGCGAGCCTGATTGAGCATGATGGCAAAGGTGTCTTTCGCGGGGTTCCAAGCCCGCTGAGAGCCGGGAGGTATCACTCCCTCGCGGTAACCAGGGTGCCGGACGGGTTCAGGGTTACCGCCATTTCCGAGGGGGTGGTTATGGGCATCAGGAGCAGGGACGGGATGCTGGAAGGTGTGCAGTTCCACCCCGAGAGTGTGCTCACCCCGAGGACGGAGGGGTTCAGGATGATAAAGAACTTCGTGGAGGCGTGCAGATGA